One Spiroplasma endosymbiont of Nebria brevicollis DNA window includes the following coding sequences:
- a CDS encoding purine-nucleoside phosphorylase, producing the protein MKTDKTTPTAHIKAETGQIAKVVIMPGDPLRAEYIATNFLQGWTQVNSVRNMLMFTGKYKGRNITIAASGMGMPSIGIYSYELYKFYEVDCIIRVGSAGAYQKDIKVYDILNATKAYSESTFAKYAANIDENQICAVGTIYETINKTAKTIDANFNNHKIKAVDRLLAEKLNLKNGLIHSSDVFYRADQDDRREDPMISKCLAVEMESFALFANAKYLKKNAACLLTISDSFVTGESISADLRETSFRKMMILALESAIAHYAEEEIDDNLSNWD; encoded by the coding sequence ATGAAAACAGATAAAACAACACCAACTGCGCATATTAAAGCAGAAACAGGACAAATTGCCAAAGTGGTAATTATGCCAGGTGACCCGCTACGTGCTGAATACATTGCTACTAATTTTTTGCAAGGTTGAACCCAAGTAAATAGTGTTCGTAATATGTTAATGTTTACTGGAAAATATAAAGGTCGTAATATTACTATTGCTGCTAGTGGCATGGGAATGCCTTCAATTGGTATTTACTCATATGAATTATATAAATTTTATGAAGTTGATTGTATTATTAGAGTAGGAAGCGCAGGAGCATATCAAAAAGATATTAAAGTTTATGATATTCTTAATGCTACTAAAGCCTACAGCGAATCAACATTCGCTAAGTATGCTGCTAACATTGACGAAAACCAAATCTGCGCTGTTGGGACTATTTATGAAACAATTAATAAAACAGCTAAAACGATTGATGCCAATTTCAACAATCACAAAATCAAAGCAGTTGATCGTTTATTAGCAGAAAAACTTAATTTAAAAAATGGGTTAATTCACTCAAGTGATGTTTTTTATCGTGCAGATCAAGATGATCGTCGTGAAGACCCAATGATTAGTAAATGTTTAGCAGTGGAAATGGAATCTTTTGCTTTATTTGCTAATGCCAAATATTTAAAGAAAAATGCTGCTTGCTTATTAACTATCTCAGATTCTTTTGTGACAGGTGAATCAATTTCTGCTGATTTACGTGAAACTAGTTTTCGAAAAATGATGATATTAGCATTGGAATCTGCCATTGCTCATTATGCAGAAGAGGAAATTGATGATAATCTTAGCAATTGAGACTAG
- the tsaD gene encoding tRNA (adenosine(37)-N6)-threonylcarbamoyltransferase complex transferase subunit TsaD, with product MIILAIETSCDETSVAIIKDKKVLSNIIASQIKLHQKYGGVVPELAARAHSENIPTVLQTAIKKAKIKLSDIDYVAYTSTPGLASCLHVGKVIAQTIALYLEKPLLPCNHLYGHLYASLIEDTWTFPVLGLLVSGGHTQLMLAEKHLQFKVLGQTLDDAVGECYDKVARMLGLPYPGGPEIDVRAQKGIAAYKLPLPKNDNTLDFSFSGLKSACANLIDKEKEHIQVKNFAASFQTTVIQVLINKIELAINIYHPKTLVLAGGVSANKGLRSAVLKLKMKFPNLKIIVPKLEYCTDNAAMIGMVASYQIENKKGEKYDYWNCWRSRRR from the coding sequence ATGATAATCTTAGCAATTGAGACTAGTTGTGATGAAACTAGTGTTGCTATCATAAAAGACAAAAAAGTCTTAAGTAACATTATTGCTTCACAAATCAAACTCCATCAAAAATATGGCGGTGTTGTTCCTGAATTAGCAGCCAGAGCACATAGCGAAAACATTCCAACAGTTTTGCAAACAGCAATTAAAAAAGCTAAAATTAAACTATCCGACATTGACTATGTCGCTTATACTAGTACACCAGGTCTTGCTAGTTGTTTACATGTTGGTAAAGTTATTGCTCAAACCATTGCTTTATATTTAGAAAAACCATTACTACCTTGTAATCATTTGTATGGTCATTTATATGCTTCTTTAATTGAAGATACGTGAACATTTCCAGTTTTAGGGTTATTAGTTAGTGGTGGTCATACACAATTAATGTTAGCAGAAAAACACTTACAATTTAAAGTACTTGGTCAAACATTAGATGATGCGGTTGGTGAGTGTTATGATAAAGTAGCACGAATGCTTGGTTTACCATATCCTGGTGGACCTGAAATTGATGTACGTGCTCAAAAGGGAATAGCAGCTTATAAATTACCATTACCAAAAAATGATAATACTTTAGATTTTAGTTTTAGTGGTTTAAAATCAGCTTGTGCCAATCTTATAGACAAAGAAAAAGAACATATTCAAGTTAAAAATTTTGCTGCTTCTTTTCAAACAACAGTAATTCAAGTTTTAATTAATAAAATTGAATTAGCCATTAACATATATCATCCTAAAACTTTGGTTTTAGCTGGTGGCGTTAGTGCTAATAAAGGTTTGAGAAGTGCAGTATTAAAATTAAAGATGAAATTTCCTAATTTAAAAATTATCGTTCCTAAATTAGAATATTGTACTGATAATGCAGCAATGATTGGAATGGTTGCTAGTTATCAAATCGAAAACAAAAAAGGTGAAAAATATGATTATTGGAATTGTTGGAGAAGCAGGCGTAGGTAA
- the coaE gene encoding dephospho-CoA kinase (Dephospho-CoA kinase (CoaE) performs the final step in coenzyme A biosynthesis.): MIIGIVGEAGVGKTTATEFFQSMGAYVISVDKIVHHIYSLKETKIELINEYGNHFLSSDKNIDKKKLRQEAFQNPEILRKLEQIIWPPMINIIKTDIERNKCQQTLIVIDCAVLFNANLNVLVDKVLLIETDEDKKVQRVKTRDNVNDLQVIALLSQQKKYLILNKDIDYTIKNNGTINDLIRQLQRIEKKLIVGK; this comes from the coding sequence ATGATTATTGGAATTGTTGGAGAAGCAGGCGTAGGTAAAACTACTGCCACGGAATTTTTTCAAAGTATGGGAGCATATGTCATATCTGTTGATAAGATTGTGCATCATATTTACTCATTAAAAGAGACAAAAATTGAATTAATTAATGAATATGGTAACCATTTTCTTAGCAGCGATAAAAATATTGATAAGAAAAAGTTACGTCAAGAAGCTTTTCAAAATCCTGAAATTTTACGAAAATTAGAACAAATTATTTGACCGCCCATGATTAATATTATTAAAACTGATATTGAACGTAATAAGTGTCAACAGACACTAATTGTTATTGATTGTGCTGTCTTATTTAATGCTAATCTTAATGTTTTGGTAGATAAAGTATTGTTAATTGAAACTGATGAAGATAAAAAAGTACAAAGAGTAAAAACAAGAGATAATGTTAATGATTTACAAGTTATTGCTCTATTAAGTCAACAAAAAAAATATTTAATTCTAAATAAAGATATTGATTACACTATTAAAAATAACGGTACGATTAATGATTTAATTAGACAATTACAAAGAATTGAAAAAAAATTAATAGTAGGTAAATAG
- the cls gene encoding cardiolipin synthase: MRKRVNLFLSLILYIAFISGFVFLVFNYIAYSWIFLIIIISVTILTGIIIFITNRVENVKLSWIMVTLCLPILGIFLYWTFGRPYRYRKKQKAYLKVNNYFYEQEDWTFSKASLNQENSNLDSDMASLFRYTTRISHRPFYKNTDVQILSNGPKKFNQLFEDLSNAKTYIFINYFIIAEGELLEVMLEILKERITAGIKIYIIYDAVGSYFSLSKYKIWKIKKMGIHFHKFSPVRLPFMTGTYNFRNHRKDIVIDGTIGYAGGINLSDDYIHLSAKYGFWRDTHIRIVGEAVKSIDLIFRQDWHFITGDIIDIAVENPKVKIKNNIIVQVIDDGPVTKETIQKDLFIKFISSAKTRVWINTPYLIPTSDLITALRNSAYSGVDVRLTLPGITDKFLSLDMSRTYYDSLIEAGVEIYEYNSVFNHSKSGIFDENITIIGSTNLDYRSLYSDHQTLVLVYDKKTNNDLGIQFEKDFTHSTLIKINPLMKRSTFYRRVFLPLFRILAPLF, from the coding sequence ATGCGTAAACGAGTAAATTTATTTTTATCATTAATTTTATATATTGCTTTTATTTCTGGTTTTGTTTTTTTAGTATTTAACTATATTGCTTATTCATGAATATTTTTAATTATTATTATTAGCGTTACCATTTTAACGGGAATTATTATTTTTATTACCAATCGAGTGGAAAATGTTAAATTATCATGGATTATGGTTACTTTGTGTTTACCTATTTTAGGAATTTTCTTATATTGAACTTTTGGTCGTCCCTATCGCTATCGTAAAAAACAAAAAGCATATTTAAAAGTTAACAACTATTTTTATGAACAAGAAGATTGAACTTTTTCTAAAGCAAGTTTAAATCAAGAAAATTCAAATTTAGATAGTGATATGGCTAGTTTATTTCGTTATACAACGAGAATTTCTCATCGCCCTTTTTATAAAAATACCGATGTGCAAATCTTAAGTAATGGCCCTAAAAAATTTAATCAGTTGTTTGAAGATTTAAGTAATGCTAAAACTTATATTTTTATTAATTATTTTATTATTGCCGAAGGTGAATTATTAGAAGTAATGCTAGAAATTTTAAAAGAACGAATTACTGCTGGTATTAAAATTTATATTATTTATGATGCGGTTGGTTCTTATTTTAGTTTATCAAAATATAAAATTTGAAAAATTAAAAAAATGGGAATTCATTTTCATAAATTCTCACCTGTGCGTTTACCTTTTATGACTGGTACTTATAATTTTCGTAACCATCGTAAAGATATTGTTATTGATGGTACTATTGGTTATGCTGGTGGTATTAATTTAAGTGATGATTATATTCACTTATCAGCTAAATATGGGTTTTGGCGTGATACTCACATTCGGATTGTTGGTGAAGCTGTTAAATCCATTGATTTAATTTTCCGTCAAGATTGACATTTTATTACTGGAGATATTATTGATATTGCTGTTGAAAATCCTAAAGTAAAAATAAAAAATAATATTATTGTCCAAGTCATTGATGATGGCCCTGTTACCAAAGAAACAATTCAGAAAGATTTGTTTATTAAGTTTATTAGTTCTGCTAAAACTCGGGTTTGAATTAATACTCCTTATTTAATTCCCACTAGTGACTTAATAACAGCCTTACGTAATAGTGCTTATTCAGGAGTTGATGTGCGTTTAACATTGCCAGGAATTACTGATAAATTTTTGTCATTAGATATGTCACGCACATATTATGATTCATTAATTGAAGCAGGAGTGGAAATTTATGAATATAATAGTGTTTTTAATCACTCTAAAAGTGGTATTTTTGATGAAAATATCACTATTATTGGTTCTACTAATCTTGATTATCGTAGTCTTTATTCTGACCATCAAACATTAGTATTAGTTTATGATAAAAAAACTAATAACGATTTAGGAATCCAATTTGAAAAAGATTTTACCCATTCTACTTTGATTAAAATCAATCCTTTAATGAAACGAAGTACTTTTTATCGTCGTGTATTTTTACCCCTTTTTCGCATTTTAGCACCATTGTTTTAA
- a CDS encoding acetyltransferase, whose protein sequence is MGWKRRIKKIKEYFNDENQPDLEISNLPETKLEKHSFFDKFKFKNKPQPETNPSNKIFNKKRNKKRNNAFLNFRRRPTIQIIKHLESKNVFNCFFYTDINNIPLILEQGIRPTEKIELLPKQEYTVWTYLEHSTYLELELGNSTRHFFWKWCAEQNVDVNKIAIVSVDVHKLFQNTSKDWGLNPDTNRIQIYETIPAAAIDWILVKDRKMFRLAKIYIDNQNLKLKLYQGNNGNIISGND, encoded by the coding sequence ATGGGTTGAAAACGTAGAATTAAAAAAATTAAAGAATACTTTAATGATGAAAATCAACCAGATTTAGAAATCTCGAATTTACCAGAAACAAAATTGGAAAAACATTCTTTTTTTGATAAATTTAAGTTTAAAAATAAACCACAACCTGAAACTAACCCTTCTAATAAAATTTTTAATAAAAAACGTAATAAAAAACGTAATAATGCTTTTTTAAATTTTCGTCGCAGACCAACTATTCAGATTATTAAACACTTAGAAAGCAAAAATGTCTTTAATTGTTTTTTTTATACTGATATTAATAATATTCCATTAATTTTAGAACAAGGAATTCGTCCTACTGAAAAAATTGAGTTATTACCAAAACAAGAATATACGGTTTGAACTTATTTAGAACACTCTACTTATTTAGAATTAGAACTTGGAAATTCAACTCGTCATTTCTTTTGAAAATGATGTGCCGAACAAAATGTTGATGTTAACAAAATTGCTATTGTTTCCGTTGATGTTCATAAATTATTTCAAAACACTTCGAAAGATTGGGGATTAAACCCTGATACTAATCGTATCCAAATTTATGAAACTATTCCCGCCGCCGCTATTGATTGAATCTTAGTAAAAGATCGTAAAATGTTTCGCTTAGCAAAAATTTATATTGACAATCAAAACTTAAAACTAAAACTTTATCAAGGTAATAACGGTAATATTATTTCTGGTAACGATTAA
- the proS gene encoding proline--tRNA ligase, protein MKIHALKLNKNITLRDTDFAKWYTDVIKQGELCDYGAENGSTAGTIIFRPRGYALWENMQTILNQEFRKLNVENVMLPMLISQKAFQVEKDHIEGFAPECATVTKVGDVILPESFIIRPTSEVLFCRHFSKIISSYKQLPLIYNQWCSVIRWEKNTRPFLRTSEFLWQEGHTIHNNAAQAQAFTLSMIKLYAKFVEQHLAIKVIVGQKSVYERFAGAKATYTIESMMQDGQALQAGTSHYFGQGFAKVFDIKFTNKDNKQELAYQTSWGVSTRLIGALIMVHSDDLGLVLPPTIAPTQIMILNLSLKNEIVQKVVQKVNDYLKPHFKVLVNNDDKSFSFKKSESQIKGIPLWIEIGTKEIEINQIKLVLRHNLSETFTNFNDEKQVIKIINNLFVTMNQELLTKSATNLKNNLKEITTFDEYKKLVKIHKGFFIVPFCNQVICEKEVKELTSTVSRCIPLEVYKTPSNCFKCKTPNSAWTYFARAY, encoded by the coding sequence ATGAAAATCCATGCTTTAAAATTAAATAAAAATATTACATTACGAGATACTGATTTTGCTAAATGATATACTGATGTCATTAAACAAGGTGAACTTTGCGATTATGGTGCTGAAAATGGTAGTACAGCAGGAACTATCATTTTCCGTCCTCGTGGTTATGCATTATGAGAAAATATGCAAACAATTCTTAATCAAGAATTTCGTAAATTAAATGTTGAAAATGTGATGTTACCAATGTTAATTAGTCAAAAAGCTTTTCAAGTGGAAAAAGACCATATCGAAGGTTTTGCCCCTGAATGTGCCACAGTTACTAAAGTCGGTGATGTTATTTTACCAGAGTCATTTATTATCCGTCCGACATCAGAAGTTTTATTTTGCCGTCACTTTTCCAAAATTATTAGTAGTTACAAACAACTTCCATTAATTTACAATCAATGATGTAGTGTTATTCGTTGAGAAAAAAATACTCGCCCTTTTTTAAGAACTAGTGAATTCTTATGACAGGAAGGACACACTATTCATAACAATGCTGCACAAGCACAAGCATTTACGCTATCAATGATTAAATTATATGCTAAGTTTGTTGAACAGCACTTAGCTATTAAAGTTATTGTTGGACAGAAGAGCGTTTATGAACGTTTTGCAGGCGCTAAAGCTACGTATACTATCGAAAGTATGATGCAAGATGGACAAGCATTACAAGCAGGAACTAGTCATTATTTTGGTCAAGGTTTTGCGAAAGTCTTTGATATTAAGTTTACTAATAAAGATAATAAACAAGAATTAGCTTATCAAACATCATGAGGAGTATCAACAAGATTAATTGGCGCTTTGATAATGGTGCATAGTGATGATTTAGGTTTAGTATTACCACCTACCATTGCTCCCACACAAATTATGATTTTAAACTTATCGCTAAAAAATGAAATAGTTCAAAAAGTTGTCCAAAAAGTAAATGATTATTTAAAACCACATTTTAAAGTTTTGGTAAATAATGATGATAAAAGTTTTTCTTTTAAAAAAAGTGAGAGTCAAATTAAAGGTATTCCATTATGAATTGAAATTGGAACTAAAGAAATTGAAATTAATCAAATTAAACTAGTTCTACGTCATAACTTAAGTGAAACATTTACTAATTTTAACGATGAAAAACAAGTTATAAAGATAATTAATAATTTGTTTGTTACTATGAATCAAGAATTATTAACTAAATCAGCAACTAATTTAAAAAATAATTTAAAAGAAATTACAACTTTTGATGAATATAAAAAACTAGTAAAAATCCATAAAGGTTTTTTCATTGTTCCCTTTTGTAATCAAGTGATTTGCGAAAAAGAAGTTAAGGAATTAACATCTACTGTTTCAAGATGCATTCCCTTAGAAGTATATAAAACACCAAGTAATTGTTTTAAATGTAAAACCCCTAATAGTGCTTGAACTTATTTTGCTCGTGCTTATTAA